From Cytophagales bacterium, the proteins below share one genomic window:
- a CDS encoding cupin-like domain-containing protein, whose translation MTIDKVENLSETDFIDSYLASNKPVIVLDGMRDWDLTRFTPDSLKKELGSFETQVYNNLFDLQDVTSLNDYLTNNFSRPDKECTEYIRWYTKLKNADFCWSDTAFEQLRDAWTHPTFLPKSSLVVPFGDTNTEKDITTSRYPYKGLFISAKGARTRLHRDPFGSNAILCQLFGEKEVILYDPSQAEYLMSGQDFVDVKKPDHSRFPNFKNASPNYHLTLKPGEIILFPSGWFHDVTCLTDSISITWNFLYHTEKERLIDFVKENPADDQLEILFFFFSDMLGKHITVNDLLKFLENSEMVEEQRISI comes from the coding sequence ATGACTATAGATAAGGTTGAAAATTTAAGTGAGACGGACTTTATTGATTCATACCTGGCATCAAATAAACCAGTAATTGTTTTAGATGGGATGAGGGATTGGGACTTAACCAGATTCACTCCAGATTCCTTGAAAAAAGAGTTAGGAAGTTTTGAAACACAAGTTTACAATAACCTGTTTGACCTTCAGGATGTCACGTCTTTAAATGATTACCTAACAAATAACTTTTCACGTCCTGATAAAGAATGCACTGAATACATTAGATGGTATACTAAGCTTAAAAATGCGGACTTTTGTTGGTCTGATACTGCTTTTGAGCAACTTAGGGATGCTTGGACCCATCCCACTTTTTTGCCTAAATCATCACTTGTTGTCCCTTTCGGTGATACTAATACTGAGAAAGATATAACGACCTCACGGTATCCTTACAAGGGTCTTTTTATTTCTGCAAAAGGAGCAAGAACGAGGCTTCATCGAGATCCATTTGGAAGCAATGCCATTCTCTGTCAGCTTTTTGGCGAAAAAGAGGTCATTTTATATGATCCTTCTCAAGCAGAGTATTTGATGTCAGGGCAGGATTTTGTAGATGTTAAAAAACCTGATCATTCCAGGTTCCCAAACTTCAAAAATGCATCCCCTAATTATCACCTGACTTTGAAACCAGGAGAGATCATTCTTTTTCCATCGGGCTGGTTTCATGATGTTACCTGTTTAACAGATAGCATCTCAATTACCTGGAATTTTCTATACCACACGGAGAAAGAAAGACTTATCGATTTTGTAAAAGAAAATCCCGCCGATGACCAGCTGGAAATCTTGTTTTTCTTCTTTTCGGATATGCTAGGTAAACATATCACGGTCAACGATTTACTTAAATTTCTCGAAAATTCAGAAATGGTCGAAGAGCAGCGAATTTCAATCTAA
- a CDS encoding TauD/TfdA family dioxygenase, with protein MGNQTASVLGDDIKLQFGTQPGSMPVTISPTQKIDFIQWAKSHKEDISDILAKHGAILFTGMTIGGSKEFNEVFSEIIGEPLSYVNRTSPRDQVYEKVYTSTTYPSDQPINLHTENSYSKTFNRIIAFFCNTPADKGGETPIADEREVMKLLSPEELQTFREKGIMYERNIIEGVGLDWQTTYQTSDKNVLHDILEKNDISYQWVDDYHLRLNWVLPAFQIHPVTKQEVWFNHMYFYHKSQYDPDVVDYFGEQSLPFTSYYGDGTDIEEEVVAKIKDYYTRKSVLYKWKKDDMLLLDNMLFSHGRQPYEGERSILAAMGISQDFVN; from the coding sequence ATGGGAAATCAAACAGCTTCCGTATTGGGCGATGACATTAAACTGCAGTTTGGAACTCAGCCCGGTTCCATGCCCGTTACGATATCACCAACTCAAAAAATTGATTTTATACAATGGGCCAAGTCCCATAAAGAGGATATCTCGGATATTTTGGCAAAACATGGGGCTATTCTTTTCACGGGCATGACTATTGGGGGTTCAAAAGAATTTAATGAAGTCTTTTCTGAGATTATTGGAGAACCACTCTCATATGTCAATCGAACCTCGCCACGAGATCAAGTCTATGAGAAGGTCTATACGTCTACGACTTATCCAAGCGATCAGCCGATCAATCTGCATACCGAAAATTCCTATTCGAAGACCTTTAATCGGATCATTGCATTTTTCTGTAATACACCAGCAGATAAAGGTGGAGAAACACCAATAGCAGATGAGAGAGAAGTTATGAAGCTTTTATCACCTGAAGAGCTTCAAACCTTTCGAGAAAAGGGAATAATGTACGAACGAAACATCATAGAGGGGGTCGGACTTGATTGGCAAACTACTTATCAAACAAGCGATAAAAATGTCCTTCATGACATTTTAGAGAAAAACGATATTTCCTATCAATGGGTTGATGACTATCATCTCAGGTTAAATTGGGTTTTACCTGCCTTTCAAATACATCCTGTCACGAAACAAGAGGTCTGGTTTAATCATATGTATTTCTATCATAAATCTCAGTATGATCCGGATGTTGTGGATTACTTTGGGGAACAAAGCCTGCCTTTTACTTCGTATTACGGAGATGGAACTGATATCGAAGAAGAAGTAGTCGCTAAGATTAAGGATTACTATACGAGAAAATCAGTTTTATATAAATGGAAAAAGGATGACATGCTCTTACTGGACAACATGCTTTTTTCACATGGAAGACAACCTTATGAAGGTGAGAGATCCATATTAGCAGCGATGGGTATATCCCAGGACTTTGTCAACTAA
- a CDS encoding type I polyketide synthase, with the protein MPNYNGLEVAIIGMSGQFPESRDLQEFWTNLCTSKELIKSFSEDELLALGMSIEDINQPGFIGSQGSFDHPENFDYQFFGYTRHEADLMDPQIRLLHEHTWKAIEDSGEKISSDSKTGLYLAASDNLNWRTYAELSPNSNVDPFFLSEISNKNFASTLIAYKLNLKGPCYYLDTACSSSLVATHLACRALLMKECDIAVSGGVSISSTVSKGYSYVPGAKDSSDGHCRSFDKDSSGTVSGEGVGVVVLKRLQEAIEDGDHIYAVIKSTAVNNDGNRKVGYTAPSILGQYECIKNAQQIGKVPYDTISYVEAHGTGTKLGDPVEVAALNKAFNHDTSHSCTLGSVKSNLGHLDAAAGVAGFIKVALMLKNKTIPPTLHFNEANPDIEFESGPFKVTSELKNWSENKTPLRAGVSSFGIGGTNSHLILEEAPIQKSIASSRSHYTLTVSGNSVAALNQNIENLSVWLGQHSDTELADISHTLTSRRKSFPYRKSVVCQSIGEAVEKLEALKKEPPSTPLTKNKQNHIVFMFPGQGSQHRNMCVQLYEQEAYFRKEVDQCFDHLKSLTKKDLRSVVFSDTETPINELEYAIPLNFIFEYALAKLLINWGIKPKSMIGHSVGEYVAACIGGVFKFKDALWLVLKRAELMQSMPTGAMLSISISEKNLTPYLSNTDKLSLAAVNSTQSCVVSGPVEVIDQFRTKMEENGFSTKLIKTSHAAHSFMMDGVLTDFENAFDQIEISAQQIPIISNLTGKSALDVEISQPGYWTSHLRQTVRFCDGIDTLLNQKNALFLEVGPGKTLSSFVGGNSNKTNNQPIINFLGHPKDTASDLEHVLSGVSKLWTLGLEPDWDKISESEKRAVIPLPTYAFDQLKCVSNVDVRNILYRRLGSGTERIKMDDWFYRPTWKLVPKPHGQEDLLNCSLVFLDKEDIGVLIVEQLKNEGKQVIVVKEGDEFIQHDDSLSFILNPNNEKDFTRLFDSILTRKLSPQRIIYCWGLLSKEPQEEPLPFTVNQTCIPGLLNFIKTLPAEMTSISEVTAIVNELHDIESTNPQISGPAKSLIVPMLKVIGQEFPGIKTGLVDISTNQPEEDDRLYAEVIHAEPGKVIALRNGLRFKQIFDPIKVHQEEVTAFRHEGVYLITGGLGDFGYRVAQFLGETYHAKLILLGKSKLPDRSLWEGMIEDGSTSDSFKEKLVKMMALEKLENQPVYFACDISSQTEFNDILKESEKIFGKPNGVIHAAGIVGGSTFKPLRDLSEDDFNRQFAPKISGLISLKESLKDYDLDFCILTSSISSILGGLGFAAYAAANTFLDYFVASNRSQGKLRSWISVNFDSLERESLHKKEISGLLQKLISLKDNPQVVVSYTNLGLQMDKWVDKATDDEDDLSLDAGFEDQTMSYLDHLTDEEKSVLAIWRSFFGRKDITLDTDFFEIGGDSLKAVHIANKISKLINVNVGPTDILVNPSVSKLTTLIESRQNSENADDKVDDTYELII; encoded by the coding sequence ATGCCCAATTACAACGGCCTTGAAGTGGCCATTATAGGTATGTCCGGCCAGTTTCCCGAGTCAAGGGATTTGCAAGAATTCTGGACAAATCTTTGTACATCTAAAGAATTGATCAAGTCTTTCAGTGAAGACGAACTGTTAGCTTTAGGCATGTCAATTGAAGACATTAATCAGCCTGGTTTTATTGGTTCACAAGGTAGTTTCGATCATCCCGAAAATTTCGACTATCAGTTTTTTGGTTATACCAGGCATGAGGCTGATCTAATGGATCCGCAAATCCGATTGCTTCATGAACACACATGGAAGGCGATTGAAGACTCAGGGGAGAAGATTTCATCGGATTCAAAAACCGGACTGTATTTGGCAGCTTCTGATAACTTGAATTGGCGCACTTATGCGGAACTATCGCCCAACTCGAATGTCGACCCTTTCTTTCTGAGCGAAATATCAAATAAGAACTTTGCCAGCACACTGATCGCTTATAAGTTGAATCTTAAAGGCCCATGTTACTATTTAGATACCGCATGTTCAAGCTCACTTGTTGCGACGCATCTGGCATGCCGAGCCCTTTTGATGAAAGAGTGCGATATCGCTGTTTCAGGAGGTGTGAGTATCTCTTCTACCGTCAGCAAAGGTTATAGCTACGTGCCAGGTGCCAAAGACTCGAGCGATGGACATTGCCGCTCATTTGACAAGGATTCCTCCGGAACTGTAAGTGGAGAAGGAGTAGGTGTGGTGGTACTCAAGCGACTACAAGAAGCGATTGAAGATGGGGATCATATTTATGCAGTAATTAAGTCCACAGCGGTCAACAATGACGGGAATCGTAAAGTAGGTTATACTGCCCCAAGTATTTTAGGGCAGTATGAATGCATCAAAAATGCCCAGCAAATAGGTAAAGTACCCTATGATACGATTAGTTATGTGGAAGCACACGGTACGGGAACCAAGCTGGGCGATCCCGTTGAGGTGGCCGCACTGAATAAAGCATTTAACCACGATACGTCACATTCATGCACGCTAGGTTCGGTTAAATCTAACCTTGGACATTTGGACGCAGCAGCCGGCGTTGCAGGGTTTATTAAAGTTGCTTTGATGCTGAAGAACAAAACAATCCCTCCAACGCTGCATTTTAACGAAGCCAATCCTGATATTGAGTTTGAGTCGGGTCCTTTCAAGGTAACTTCCGAGCTCAAAAATTGGAGCGAAAACAAGACCCCTTTGCGTGCTGGGGTCAGCTCTTTTGGAATTGGGGGGACGAATTCACATCTGATTTTGGAAGAAGCACCTATCCAAAAGTCCATAGCTTCGTCCAGGAGTCATTACACCTTGACTGTGTCGGGAAACTCCGTTGCTGCACTGAATCAAAATATTGAGAACCTTTCAGTCTGGTTAGGTCAACACTCAGATACTGAATTGGCAGATATCTCTCACACGCTAACATCGAGGAGAAAGTCTTTTCCTTATCGGAAAAGTGTGGTTTGTCAAAGTATAGGAGAGGCGGTGGAGAAGTTAGAGGCCCTTAAAAAAGAGCCCCCATCAACTCCTCTAACAAAAAATAAGCAGAATCATATTGTTTTTATGTTTCCAGGGCAAGGTTCACAACATAGAAATATGTGTGTGCAGCTCTACGAGCAGGAAGCGTATTTTCGTAAAGAAGTGGATCAGTGTTTTGATCACCTCAAGAGCCTGACAAAAAAAGATTTAAGATCTGTCGTTTTTTCTGATACAGAAACGCCAATCAATGAGCTGGAATATGCCATTCCCTTGAACTTTATTTTCGAGTATGCTCTTGCCAAATTGCTCATCAATTGGGGCATCAAGCCTAAGAGTATGATTGGGCATAGTGTAGGTGAATATGTTGCGGCATGCATAGGTGGAGTATTCAAATTTAAGGATGCGTTGTGGCTTGTTTTAAAGCGAGCTGAATTGATGCAATCCATGCCAACTGGGGCCATGCTGAGTATCTCTATATCTGAAAAAAACCTTACTCCTTATCTTTCCAATACGGACAAATTGTCATTGGCTGCTGTAAATAGTACCCAATCATGTGTTGTTTCAGGCCCTGTTGAAGTGATCGATCAGTTTCGGACAAAAATGGAAGAAAATGGCTTTTCAACGAAGCTTATTAAAACTTCACATGCAGCCCATTCTTTTATGATGGATGGTGTCTTAACTGATTTTGAAAACGCATTTGACCAGATCGAGATATCTGCTCAGCAGATTCCGATTATTTCAAACCTGACAGGCAAATCAGCGCTGGATGTTGAAATATCACAGCCAGGTTACTGGACCAGTCATTTGCGCCAAACAGTGCGTTTTTGCGATGGTATTGACACCTTATTGAACCAAAAAAATGCCCTATTCCTGGAAGTTGGGCCGGGTAAAACATTGAGCTCATTTGTCGGTGGAAATAGCAACAAAACAAACAACCAACCCATCATTAACTTTCTGGGCCACCCAAAGGACACAGCAAGCGATTTGGAACATGTCCTGAGTGGTGTTTCAAAACTATGGACGCTTGGCCTTGAGCCTGATTGGGATAAAATTTCAGAAAGTGAAAAACGAGCGGTTATACCGCTACCTACTTACGCTTTTGATCAGTTGAAATGCGTTTCTAATGTAGATGTTAGAAACATTTTATATAGAAGGCTTGGCTCAGGTACTGAGCGAATCAAGATGGATGACTGGTTTTATCGTCCCACATGGAAACTTGTCCCCAAACCACATGGACAAGAAGATTTACTGAATTGTTCTCTGGTTTTTCTAGACAAAGAGGATATTGGGGTTTTGATTGTAGAACAATTAAAAAATGAGGGTAAACAGGTCATTGTGGTTAAGGAAGGTGATGAGTTTATTCAGCATGATGATTCATTAAGTTTTATTTTAAACCCGAACAACGAAAAGGACTTTACCCGTCTGTTTGATTCGATATTAACAAGGAAATTAAGTCCACAAAGGATCATTTATTGTTGGGGATTATTATCGAAAGAACCTCAGGAGGAGCCTCTTCCTTTTACTGTTAATCAAACGTGTATTCCAGGGTTACTCAATTTTATAAAGACCTTGCCAGCAGAGATGACCTCAATAAGTGAGGTCACGGCAATCGTCAATGAACTACACGATATAGAAAGTACGAATCCTCAAATATCCGGTCCTGCAAAGTCGCTTATTGTGCCTATGTTAAAAGTTATAGGACAGGAGTTTCCAGGTATCAAAACTGGGTTAGTGGATATATCTACTAACCAACCTGAAGAGGATGACAGACTATATGCGGAGGTCATTCATGCAGAACCAGGTAAGGTGATTGCTCTTCGGAATGGGCTAAGGTTCAAACAGATATTTGATCCTATAAAAGTTCATCAGGAAGAAGTCACTGCTTTCAGACACGAAGGTGTTTATCTCATCACTGGAGGTCTGGGTGATTTTGGCTATAGAGTAGCTCAATTTCTTGGAGAAACTTATCATGCAAAACTTATTCTGTTAGGTAAATCCAAGCTTCCCGATAGAAGCCTTTGGGAAGGCATGATAGAAGATGGCAGCACTTCGGATTCTTTCAAAGAGAAATTAGTAAAAATGATGGCTCTTGAAAAATTGGAAAACCAGCCTGTCTATTTCGCATGTGATATTTCCTCCCAGACGGAGTTTAACGATATCTTAAAAGAAAGTGAGAAGATTTTCGGGAAACCCAATGGAGTCATTCATGCAGCAGGTATTGTAGGAGGGTCGACTTTTAAACCGCTTAGGGATTTGAGTGAAGATGATTTCAATCGTCAGTTTGCTCCAAAAATTTCAGGTCTGATTTCTTTGAAAGAATCTCTCAAAGATTACGATTTGGACTTTTGTATCCTGACCTCATCAATATCCTCTATTTTGGGAGGTTTAGGGTTTGCGGCATATGCTGCTGCAAACACGTTTCTGGATTATTTCGTCGCGTCGAATAGATCACAAGGAAAACTTCGTTCTTGGATCTCGGTCAACTTCGATAGTTTAGAGCGTGAGAGTTTACACAAGAAAGAAATTTCCGGTTTGCTCCAAAAGCTGATTTCCTTGAAAGATAATCCACAAGTTGTGGTTTCCTACACCAACCTGGGATTACAAATGGATAAGTGGGTAGATAAGGCCA